The Diceros bicornis minor isolate mBicDic1 chromosome 18, mDicBic1.mat.cur, whole genome shotgun sequence sequence CCCGGAGAGATGGGATatcctctcccctgcccctcagCCCCTTGGAGAAAAATGCAGCCTCCAGCAGTGACAGAAGGCAGCAGTGTGATGTAGAGAGAAATCTGCCTAGCAATCAGAGTCCCGGGTTGTGATGCAAGCTCTTCTGGGCCCATTCCCTCATCGGTGCAGCGAGAGGGTGGACGAGGCGTGCCGGGTTTCCCTTGGCTCCAGCCTGTGTGTGCTGCGCTCCCACCATGCACTTAGCAGCTTGTTAGCCCGTCTGCTGccacccccgcccctccccctcgcctCCGCCAGGCCACCCGcccaaaatagaaaaggaaaggaagttaTTTCTATCGTCTGCGGCAGCCCGGAAAAGCTCCCCTCCAGTGAGGGGGCGGGCGGGATTCCTGGAGCTGGAGACCAAATCAAAGCCAGGCCCGAGAGCCAGCGAGCGTGGCCCCCACCGCCCCCGGCCCTCGGCTGCCTTCTGTGTGTGTCATTTCCCTGATTCAGCAGAACACGTGTCCTGCGGTTGCCACGCTGCAGGCTACCCAGGAGCTGCGGGGAGCTCCTAGCCGGGCCCCAGGCTGCCCTCAGGCCCGGGAAGGCAGGGCGGCAGCCTAGGGGCCAGGTAGGGTGCGCGCCACCGCCTCTCTTCCTCTCCGCCTCGCCGTTGGCGGAGGCCTCGCCGTTGGCCTCTGCCGCGACAGACTCCTGCAAGGCACCCTGCCTGGGAAGGGCAGCGCTTGAGCGCCCCTTGGAACAGAACCCTCCCACCCCCGCACATCAGAGTGTCTTTTCAGAATGCCGTCAGGACAGCCCCATGAGGGGCTGCCCCCAACTTTGGCAGAGAGGCAGCagtttctagatgaggaaactgagccccagagggGAGTAGGATCTCCCCCAGGACCACCCTGCTGGCTGGTGGCTGAGCCAGAACTGGAGCCTGGATCTGCTCTATTCTCTCCAGAGGTCCTGGCGTCCCCATGGCCCCCCACCCCAGCAACCAGCATTCGGGCAGGCTGGGCTGTTGGTCACTTATGTGACTATTAATTTGGAGCACACCTGTTACTCAGCAGCCGTGAGCTCACTGTGGTGGGTGCTGGGATATAAGGACGAAAGGGTATGACCCCTGCTGTCTTTAGAGGACATTCATGAACATCGACATGTAAATCCAGAGAGCCCAATGTGAGCGCCATGAGCACCATGAACAGAGAGGGCTCTAGGTCTCGAGACCTTGAGGGCACTGAGTGATTGGAGAGTGGTGACCATCTGGTGCAGCAGGAGCCCAGGCCCggggccagaggctgggggtTAGCCAGGCCTGATTGAGAAGATGAGTTAGAGCCTGGGCCTTTGTCCTGGAGACAGTGGAGGCCATGGGAACCTTCAGAGCAGAGCAGCATTCTGAGCAGGATCTTGGTGTGATGGGCAGGGACACCTGTGTTTGGGCCTGACTGTTCCCTCTTCATTGTCACCTCTCAACCCCCAGCATCGACGTGCTGGGCTCTGGACCCACTTTGAGCCAGAGGCGCTATCGGAACTGGAACCCACCACTGCTGGGCAACCTCCCCGATGACTTTCTCCGCATCCTGCCCCAGCAGCTGGATAGCATACAGGTAACGGGGAATGCCCCCACCCGCTGGTGCAGCATCTGCTTGCCCACATGGTTTGTGTCAGCCAGTTTCACTTCCTGATGGTTAAGCTCAGGCTGAGCTATTTCTGTTGCCCTGGGTTTGTAGAGAAAGAATACTGAGCCAAAAGGCCCATTCTGTCTGAGTCTGGAGGTTTCCTGTTCCACCCAGGGGAGGTGACAGTCCTGAAGGACTCTCTGGCTGCAACCATCACCCTAGGCTGGAGGGAGGTGGGCATGGGGCCAGCCAACGGCAAAAGGCCAGAGCACCTTCCTTCCCTGCCTTGGTAAAGGGCCAGTGGCAGCTTCTCTCCAGATGCTGGCCTGTCCCAAGGGGCCCCtgtggtggggggcgggggggtctcACCCTGAGACAGCTGGTACAGTTTTGAGTTTGGGAATCCATGGGTTAGCTGTTGAGCAGTTTGCAGATCACTTTTCAGCACTGTTCAGGTTGTAGGTGAAGTGATAGCGTGGTCCCAGGGGcgggaaaaaaagtttttaaacctTTGCTGCTTCCCCAGCTGAGAGGCCTCTGGCCTGTTCAGTTGGATTTTGGCTGATGACCAGCTCCTGCTAGGAGGGGCAGGCCCCGGGGTGCGGCTGGAGGATCCTGGGAAGGGACATGTACACCCAGGTGTGCATGGATGTTTGTGACACGTGCCCTTGTGGGTAGCCATTCAACTGCTTGTTCCCCTCCTCAGGGTAACCCCGGGGGCTCCAAGCCCGTGAGCAGAGAGGGAGGCCTGCCCCCCACGCCCGGGCCCGGGCCCGGTGACCAGGAGAGCCGCTGGAAGCAGTACCTGGAGGATGAGAGGATCGCGCTCTTCCTGCAGAATGAGGAGTTCATGAAGGAGCTGCAACGTAACCGCGACTTCCTCCTCGCCCTGGAGAGAGGTGGTGCACCGGGTGGGGGTGTTGCGGCCACTTCTTGTGGCTGAAGAAGGGAGCTTGTGTTGGCTTTAGCCTTGGGGCTCAGCTTAGAAGGGACACTGAGCTTCTCCTGTTGAGACACGGCCCCCACCAAGTTATCCTGGTGGGAACCCCAGAATTCCGCCAACGGGGACCCGAGTCACCAGCCACCCCTTCTACTTACCCTGGGACTCAGAGGAGGAGGGGCATGTCCCCTTaggctctctccttccccctgcaCATCacgtctgctctgtgccaggcactggcctCGGTATGATGTGTCTGGAGCTCCAGGAACAGAGTGACTGCATCCGGGGGTTCAAGCAGACATTGGAGCAGGGGCTCTTGAGTTTTTTGGGACTAGAGACCCTGCTATCCAGCCTGGCTGCCTTTCCCCTTCAAGGTGGGAGTGTGTTCGGGGTGGGGTACAGCGAGAGAGCTGTGGGGGGGTCTGTCTTGTGAGGGTCacagtgtgagtgtgtatatttgtgtgtgtgtgtgactgacaGCGTGTGGTGGGGGAGGAGCGAGGTATGCCCAGAGaagtctggccccagctctgcagcTAAGGTGCTGGGGGTCTTGGggcctttccttttattttatgttatttttgtgaggaagattagccctgagctaagatctgatgccaatcctcctcttttggctgaggaagactggccctgggctaacatccgcacccatcttcctctactttatatgggacaccgccacagaatggcttgacaagtggtgcgtcggtgcgcgcccggggtctgaagctgcgaaccctcaggctgctgaagcagagcacgtgcatttaactgctatgccacccaaCCGGCCCCAGGGCCTTTCCTTTTAAATGAAGGGCTGGACTCTAGGATCTCTCAGGGTCCTTCTAACTCGGACATTCCGACATTTCAGGGCTGATCAGAGCACTAGTTTCTAGGACATCGCTGGTTCTTTGAAGGCCGGTAGATGTGTGTGCAAAAATTTTGTGTGTGCTCGTGTGCGATTCTAGGGGTTTGACCTCCAACACCCTCCTGTGTCTCAGCCCAGGAGCTAACTTCCCTGCCTGGAATGTGATCCTTTTCCAGATCGATTGAAATATGAGTCCCAGAAATCCAAATCCAGCAGCGCGGCTGTGGGCAACGACTTGAGCTTTCCGTCTCCTGCTCCAGGTAACCGTGCCTTCCTGGGAGAGAGGCCAGGAGGGCGTCGGGGGCCCACACCCGGCTGTGCTCTGCATATTTGGAGTTTGGGGGTAGGGTGAGGAAATAGGCTGGAGAGGAGGTTCTGCCCTCATCCCCCACTCACCCCAGAGTGAGATGGCCTCTCCacttggcagccctgggttcttACTAactcagccactgctggagcccacaGCTGGGACTGGCTAAGAGGCTGCTGACTCCTCAGAGGTGACTGGAGCCTGGGCAAGAAGAGGCCACATCACACCACATAGTGTCCCATGGGTTGGGAGGGACTGGGAGACTTACGAGGCTTGGTCTCTGCCCTGGGGAGCTTAGGGTCTTGTGGGGAATGCAGGAGCTACGTCCAAGAAACGGGTAGAGCAAACCAGCAAAGCTGAGGACATGCTTGTTGATGATGGCAAGCACAGGCGAGGAGAAGGGCAGGACCAGTCTGGGAAgggttcatgcattcattcatttagtagctggggaatgtctgccatgggccaggccctgccctagTGTTGGAGGAACAGAATTTTGAGCTTCATGTACAAGATGGTGAGAAGCAAGAATTGCCGCAGGACAGGGCAAGGGGTGGACAGCAGGCTATTCGGATGCACAGATGAGAGTGGAGCTGCAGCTGGGAACGTGGGGCCGAGGCCCAGAAGGCCCCAGTTTCACACTCACCATCTGGACTCTGCCTACACGTGTGCATAGTGGCCCCTAGTCAGCCAgcgccctccacacacacacgcacaggccGCGTGTGTGAGAAAGAAGCAGCCCAAAACAGCCCTTAGATGTCTCAGTGGAGTAGGGGTGGGGGAACAGAAGGATGAGTTGCTCAGCTGATCCCAGCTCAAAGAGAGAAAATCCCGTGGAACTGATTCATAAGCAGTGGGCTGGGAGCCTAGGCCCCACCAGATGTGCGTCTGGGGTTTTAATGACAGCCTCTTGTCCTTGATCCTGAATTAACTGTAGACACCAGGGCTGCTGAGATGGATCAGCATGACTCACAGGGGACTTAGCAGGCAAGGTGACTCGGGATTAGCCGAGTTGCAGGGTGGAGAGCAGGGGCTTTAGAAGAGCGGAGAGAGACCCAAGTGGGTGCCAAGTGAGCGGGGAGACTGGGTGGCCAACGGGGTTCTGACTGGGGGACCAGCCCCATTCTCATTCCTACTCATTGTCTAAcaaggcagaaactttttgtCTCGGGGGAGTAGTGGAGGGGGCTGACCCTGGAAGGAAGGAGACAGAATCACCACGGGCAAGTGTCTGCTCTGCGCCCGCACTTTCCTTCCGTCTCCTCAGTAACTTTCACACCGTGTCGGGAGGCAGGCAGGCCAGCCTCATGCTGGTGAATGTTTAACAGCAGGTCGGGGTGCAGGGGAAGTCCCAGTGCTCAGTGTCTGGTGACTTCCGTGGCATAAATTCTCCCTCCACGGCTGATTTCAAGCCACCAACATGACTTCATGGAACGGGGAGTTGGTCAGAGAAGCAGACAGTTGGGAGCCCGTGTGAGCTGTTCTCCGCACACACAGCGGACCATAGGACCATAAGCGAGGCTCGGGTGGGGAGAGAAAATGCCCCTCGAACTCCAAGCATCCTCCTTGCTTTAAGCTCCCTCCTGGTCAGGGAAGAAGCCTGCTCTTTGCTTCCTCCCTCAGATCGAAGGGTAGGGCTGAACCTCTGAGGCCTTGGGCAGCCACCTCCCTCTCTAGCTGGCCCTCAGAGGTGTCTCCCCCTTCCAGGAACTGGTGATGCCAACCCCGCTGTGTCTGAAGATGCCTTATTCAGGGACAAGTTGAAACACATGGGAAAATGTGAGTCCAGCCCATGTCCCCCTCCCCAACTCCTCTAAGACAGGCCCTGTGGCCtcatgggagggagggagccgaATTTTTAATGCAGCTGACTCTTGGTGAACCGAAGTGACATTTTAATCGCAGGCTGGCTCCCTCGGCCTTCCTGCCTCACTTCCCTCTGCAGCTGAGTCTGGATACAAATTAAGTTTTAAATCCTCTTGAGCCAGCTGTCTGCAGAAAAATAATGTGCTGGCCCCATCCCCACATTTTAGCGTTCTCTATGGCTTGAGGGGGCTTGGCCAGGCCTGACCGAGCAGGGAGGCCTTCGTTAAGCCCACTTTCTGCGGGGGGAGGCCTGCAGGGTCCGGGACCTCGTTCCACAAAGTCCTGCCAGCCGGGATGGGActtcccatccccctcccctccccacagacACACAACCATGTGTGAATGAGGCTGCCATCCTTTCAGGCTCCATTTCAGGGAAAATCTCAGACTAGTCTTGGAAATCCCAGAACGAACTCTGGAGGTAGCGAGGGGAGGGACGAGGCGGCGGGAAAGAAAGCCAGGATGCGTCATTGTCTGTTGTAGCTGGATAGGAATACCCGGATCTCTGGCTGCTGGCCGTGGTCCCTGGTCCGGCTCTCCGTGGCCTGTGCTGCCCCTGCAGGCCGACCCAGGATGGCAGTCTCACTCCCCCGGGGCAGCAGCCTGGCCCGCGTCCCCGATTCCTGCCACTTCCCCTGCTCCCTCGATTCCCATGCCAGGCTGCCAACCTGCCCCTACCCTGGGGGGTGTCTTCCCCGGCCTCTCCTGGTGCTCTGGCTGCTGGCTCACAGGTCTCTGTGCCCCCAGCCACCCGGAGGAAGCTGTTTGAACTGGCCAGGGCCTTCTCCGAGAAGACCAAGATGAGGAAGTCAAAGAGGAAACACTTGTCAAAGCATCAGTCGTATCCTTTCCAGCCTGGCACTGGGTGGGGTGGTGGGTACTAAGGGCACCAAGACCCTGGGCTGGGCTCCCTGAGGCTGCACCCTCCCCTAGGAGCGGGACTGGGCTCTGtggccctcccctctcctccgtGAGCCCCGCTGCCAGCCTGCCGCCCCATCTCTTGGTGCCAATCTCGCCCACCACGACCAGGCCTGGGGAGCAGGCCACCGTCTCCCGTCTTCCTTCTGTAGGCTCAGAAGTTGTCCTACAGCTTTACTTTTTGTCTGGAGTAAACTGCATCTTGGGAGAAAACTTGGCTCTCCCATCAAAATCAGCAAGCCTTTCCCTAATTTCTCTAGTTGGATTGGTCCACAGATCTTTCCACCTCCTCATTTCAAGCATCTTGGCCCTGCCTTCTCACTTTCAGCTCCTCGAGTAAAAATAAGGTTTTCCACATTTTTATGCAGACTCCCATCCATGCTTGTCAAATAGGCCCCGGGATATTCGAAGCTGAACAGCCAAAGGAGAACAGGGAGAAAGTCACTTCTCTGTCCCCAGGATGGGAGTGGGGTGAGAGAGTGGGGCCTGGCTACTCAGCTGACCCCAAGAAAAAGCCTGGGGGAGGcactggggaggctgggggaTAAGGCTGGTATGCTGGAAGCCTCCTGAGCTTGGAGCAGGTGATGGAGGGctaggggtggggagtgggaagaCTATGGCAGTGCCCACCCATCCCTGGACAGTTTTCCTGAATGGCCGGGCAGGCTGGGGGCTGCAGTGTCAACAGCCAATCTCCTGGACGACGTGGAGGGCCACACTTGTGGTAAGGCGGGGGAGTGGGAAGCTTGAGCTCTACGCTGCCTGTGATGGGTGCCGTCCATGAGGAGGGTCCTAGGTGTTTCATAGGTGGACCCAACTTGTTGGGGAGGGAGCACCTAATCTGGGGGACACATCAAGGGTTGGTGGGCAGGTGACCTAAAGAAATGGGTCCTCCCACTTGGTCCATAttgcctctcccttccttccacgcCTGACAGTGGCCCCCAGCTGCACCTCCACTAGATCTCTACATGGAGCACAAAGTGCCAGGTGCTGTTTCTGGGGAATATTCTCTGGGATGTGAGGGGGCAGACAGGCCTACCCACATGGAGGGGCCTCACCTTGAGAACCAGGCGCTGGGCAGGTTCAGTCCCTCGGCCCAGAGGCCTGTCAGTGTTCATCCAGTCCCTCCCCAAGGCCACATGGGCCAGAAGAGGCTGCCTTGGGCCCTAGCAGGCCCACAGCCAAACCCCCATCCTCAAGCCTCAGAGGAGGGGCCCTTTTGTGGTCAGGAGACATCCAGAAACAAGGGCTAGAAGGGCTTTGGAGGTCATCTGGATAGTCCAACTTCCccatcccattttataaatgaggaaactgagggaagAACTTGTCCAAAGTCTCAGAGCCCAGTGATGGAGCCGGGCCAGCACCCAGGTGTCCTGTCCCCCCACTGTGCCCTGCTGCTTCTCACAGACGCACCAGTCACCCCCAGGGCTCATCATGTGCCCCAGCAAACAGAGGGGGTGGAGAGAGTTGGGTCAGCTCTCTTGCCCAGCCTGGAGGACATGCGGGAGTGAGGCCCTGAGGGTGGAGGATGAGGCGGCTTCTCTCTGCTTTTCAGATGAAGACTTCCGGGGAAGGCGACAGCAGGCGCCCAAGGTGGAGGAAGCCCTAAGAGAAGGACAGTAAAAGGTAAAGGCTGGAGCCACAGCTGGTTAGGGACTGCCCGAGGGTGGGCCTGCCATGCCCAACACCCCAGGAGTCTTCCCAGGGGTCCAGTAGTGTAGGGCTCAGGCAACTGGATAGTGCAGGCCCTGGGTTTCTTCCTTCGTGGTTGTGGCAGGGGACATGGGCTTCTGCATGGGAACTAggcttttacatttcttttacttgattatttattcatttgacaaaagaTAATCACACTTGCCTATGCCAGATGCTGGGAATAGGGGGAAAAAAGTCCGCTTTGACCTTGAATAGTTTACAGCCCAGTTGAGAAGACAGTCCAGGACACACACAGCACACTAAGAGAACAGTTTAAGACAAACGGAGATGGCTTCACCCTGGCTGTGCACACACAACTCGCCCATTGCCCGCTTGGGTTGGGTGGTGCAGGATCTGCCACAGCCAGAGGAGGAACCGCCCCTCTCTCGTGGCAGctctgtttctggctggagccctgGGCCCCCATGCTGCTTTCCTCCTCTTCCCGTGCATCCTGGGGGAGAAAAAGGCAATGTCAGTACCTCCTCCAGGACTCAGTCCCACCTGTCCCTCTTCCAGCCCCTCCCCCCATCAGGAAGCTGCCTGCCTGCCCTCCCCCCAGCTGCTGTCCTGATCCCAGTGGTCAGCATCTACAAGGCTTTCTTGAGCTGAGGTGTGGCAGGTACGGCCCCGTTTCAGACAACGGAGAAATATTTGCTACCCTCAGGATAGTTGTAGTGGAGGTGAGCTAACCCAGGGTGCTGAGCACACAGCCAGGAACAATACAAGCGCCCTGTCCCCTCAGCCTGGGTGCTGGCCAGCACATCACCTCTGGTTGGCTCCCCACTGCATCCTCCACCAGGCACTTCCAGACCCCTTCTGTTCTCTCAGGCGTTTTTCTCCCGAGGAGCTACACCCACGCTTCTCACTTCTCCGGGATGCTCAAATAAAGCCAGCCGGGGAAAGGCTCCCATTCCCACTCAGTGTGGCTGCCATCTCCTTCCCACTGGTCCCCAAGGAAAATGTGTCTGGTCCAAGGCCACCCTTGGCTCGtcatttatttctctcctgagtctcccagcttttccttttccagctccttcctcaaATCtgcatcctcctccttcccatctTAAAAACCAAGTGTCGTCGATATTTTCCTTCCACATCCAACTTGGGAAAAAGGGGCCTCTTCCTTCACCCACTGCAGGCTGGCAGCCCCACTCACCACCCCCAGATTGGCTCAAGAAGGGCACCTGCCAGAGCCAGGGCCTTTGACTGGCCTGCATCCTCTGGTGCTCTCTCCTGCACGCCACACCCATCGTCTTCTCTGAAACTGCCCTCCCTTGGCTCCTTGCGGCCCCAGGAATCCTgcgccttccttctctctcttttttctcctgtgCTTTCCGGCTCCCGACACGCCTCGAACTCCCCCAATCCCAGCTCTCCCGGCAGCTCTGCCCTGACCCTCTCTGAAGTCTTCTCACTCCCCACTCTCTCTAGCAGCGCCAGTACCCTCTTTTACAGCGTCGGCAATACTTCTGTGCAGTTGGCTCCAAAATGTGAATCGTCATCTCAGTCAGTCCCCCAAGTCTGCTCCGTGTCCCCAGCTGCACCCATGATTGTCTTTCTGGCCGTGGACGTCAACTCACTGAAAGCAGACAGTCCTCCTGACTCCCCcatttcatttctcttcctttttccttccatcACCGCCCTGGGAGACTCATCGCCTGGCTAACAGCCACCAGTCTCTTCACTGTCCCTACTCTGTTCAGCTCATCACCAAACGCCTTAGTTCCATTTCTCCCTTGCTCTCTGAATGGGCCTTGTGAGTAAAGGCTTATGACCTCCTCAACTTGGTGTGGGGGACCCACCAAATTCTGACCCCAGTTTACTTTTCTGCCCCTACAGATGCCCTTGGTCCAGCTCATCTGAGCTACTACTGTATCAGAATGGACCCCGCagtgccccacccctcaccccttccCATACAGCTGCTTCCACCTGGAATTCCAGCCTCCCCACTCCATCTCTAGCTGCCAGAGTCCCTACTGTTCTGCAAGTTGGAACATTTCTAGGAGCTTGGATTGGGGGGAGGTGACCCCAGGCAGAGTGCCAAGGCTGATGTAGAGTCCTTGGAGGAAGGAAAGGGCTCCTTTCTTTGGTAGCTTCTGCCTGAAATCCTCTCTCCAGGAACCAGTGATGAGGAAGGACCACAGGGCTCCATTGAAAAAGACTTCTATCCCTTTTCCCTACCAGATGCCAGCAGTTCCTCCACGCCAGAGATGATCCAACCCGGTGGAGGCAGCCGGAGAGCAAACCCGGCCCCCGGCTGAAGAGCCCAGCTGCAGCAGGACAGGTGGTGCTTGAGTCCCGAGGCCCAGTGATTCTCGGGCCACAGTCCAGCCCAGCCACTGCCACTGCCACTTTCCATGGGACTTGGAACTTCGGAGTTGCGTGCTGTGATTGGATGAAGGACCTGGGGGTGGCAGCCATCTATAGCCCCTTTTGTAGCCAGGCTGTTCTATGGGCAAAGAGGGGAAATGCAGGATCCAACCccccttcttaaaaaaaaaaaaatcccagaaaacaggcaaaaattgGAGTGCCCGAAAGGGCAGGATGACCCTACCAGAGGCTCTTTGGCCTGAAGGTGgagcccctgccctcccccatctctcctgcTGAGCCACAGACACTGCCTGATCCCCTACCCTTACCCCAGCACCCTTCTGGGCACCTTGGGCCCTTTATTCCCATGGCCTCCTGCATCTCAGCCTTTCCCAGGGCTCCTAACCCTGAGCACAACCCCTGCACAGAGCTCTTGGTGGGAGAGCCCTGGGCAGTCACTTGGGCCCCCTCTGAGGAGTGATGGGCCACTGCAGAGAGGTATCTGCTGACTGCTCTGCCTGGGCCCCTTGGGCTGCCTCTGTTAGGGGCTGGCTAGGGCCCACAGCAGGGATGGGGAGGGTGGCCACCCCGGAGCTGGCCGACTCTGGCTAGGCAGAGGTAGTCTTTACTTCGGCAGAAGACAAAAGCCAGTTCTGGATGGGACCTTACAGTTACGCAACAGTGAGGGCTCACAGGGGCTctgacccccccccccagctgGACTAGAAGTTCTTCTGTAGCTAAGGGTGGGCAGCAGCAGGTTCTGAAGTGACCCTTGAGAAGGTGCAGGACTGAGGAGCAGGTGGGAGGCCTGGGGCAGAAGGGCTTGCTGGGTGCCCCTGGCCAAGAgtaagaaggtgaaagatctgagGAGAAAAACTCGGTTCTACGAACCTTACCCTACACCAACCACTGCCAACGGGAGGGAGGCTGCCCTAGTCTCTCTGGCCCCGCCCACGAGACCGGAACGCGCTGATCTCCTCTCCGGAGAACCGGGAAGCCTAGGCAGGCACGAGGCTTCAGGGCCCCCGGAGCGTGCAACCAGCCCAGCCCGACCTCCTGGGGTTGGGAGTGGGAGCCAAGCCTTGGCGGCGCCCCCGTGGCCGCAAGTCACCCCGAGATAATGAGGGCGCAGCGGGCGCCTAGGGCCAGCGGCGGAGGCCAGACCGCGATCGCGCCTCGTTCCGCCCGCCCGGCTGGGTGCCGGATGAGGGCCCCGGGCCGACTCGGGCGGCCCAGCTGCCCCTGGCTCGGGAGAGGCGGGCGGGGCCGGgacgcgccgccgccgccgcgcgtgACCAAGTTTGGAAGCGCGCGCAGGGCCGGGGGCGCTGGcgcggggccagccctgcagagGCGGGGGCGCTGCCCTCCGCTGCTCCCCCTTGCCAGGCTGTGGCCCCCGACGAGCCCCCTGGCCGCCAGCCCGAGCTCCAGACGGGTCTGACCCCGAGGGGCCTCTGGGCTGCGGCCCTGACCCCTCCCCGCGCCAGGCCCGGGCGCATGGCGGGGAAGCCCCAGCCCGACGTCTGTGTGTGTtgctttgttagttttttttttttttttcctcctatgtgtgggttttttcttgGAGCTGTTTCATAGGAATTCCTGTAATAAAGACTTGGTGTTCTCTTGGTGCTCTGATGTGGCCGGCGGCGTGGGCTGGacctccctcttctcttctcccctgcCCTGGGCAGGGTTTGGCCCCGGGAGCCCCGCCTCACACCCGAGGGCCACCTGCCTCGCCCGCCCGGTTAACCCGCAGCGTCTGTAAGGCCCCAAGGGCTCTGCCCTCTCCGCAGTGCACCCACGAGGTGACACCTGCCGCCCGCGCCGCCACCTCGCCGACCTGCTGGCTTTGCTGTCGCCTTCCTGTTTGCCTTGGGAACGTAAACCGCTTGCTGATAGGAAAAGGAAACACCAACGGGAAAGCCAGGCTGTTGCGAAATCTCCAGCCGGTCGCCTCCCTAAATAAACAGACCGCTTCTGGAGTAACGGCCGCGCTGAAGGCTGCACGGATGTGCAAGCTCAGGCTTCAGAGGGCCCGCCAAGATCTTCCAGTTCAAATACCTCTGGCTTTCCCCTACTCCTTAGCTCAGCGGGACCACCTCCCACGCCAGGGAACTCACTGCTGAAAGGGGAAGCTGGTGCCGTTTCCAGACAGGGCGGTTCTCAAGGTTAAAACGTTCTAATTTGTGTTGAGCCCCAAGGCCTCCTTGTGGCTTCCACCCACACATCTTGTTTCTGGGCTCTGGGTCACCCAGGACAAGGCCACCGCTCTTCTCCCTGATGCCGTGTTTGAGCTTAGTGCCCCCACTCTCCTTCAGGACAAACAACGCAGGTCCCTCCTGCTCTCGCTACAAGAAGCTCCCCCTCCGCACCACGATCTGGCCCCACCCCCAGTTAGACGGAGGTAGGCTTGTAAATCGGCATACCTGGGACAGCTGGTGATGCTCCAGACGTGCTGTTTGGACCTGGGCAAACCAAGATTATCCTCTAACCCCGCTCTGCGCATTCATTACTGATAGCTGTGTACCAGTGTAATCTGTGGAGCATAGCACCAGCCCCTGGGACCTTGTTAGAAGTGCCAAttctcagccccaccccagacctacagagtcagaaactctgggagtgcaGCCCAGCAATCTGTGATTCTGATGTACACTGAAGTTTGGGAGCCACAGTACCAGGCCAATGCCTAGTACTGACTGCACAGTAGAATTATCTGAGTAGCTTAAAAAAATTCCTGACGCTCAggaccccagaccaattaaatcaacaACCATAGGTTGGTTTCTTTGaaagctccccaggtaattcAAGTGTGCAATCAAGTTTGCAGGCCAGTGCACTAAGCAGTCTGTTAGGTGTTTCAAATTCGCCCAATTAATCT is a genomic window containing:
- the CUEDC1 gene encoding CUE domain-containing protein 1 — encoded protein: MTSLFRRSSSGGGGGGGARGAEGSAAAASQELNNSRPARQVRRLEFNQAMDDFKTMFPDMDYDIIECVLRANSGAVDATIDQLLQMNLEAGGGGVYEDSSDSEDSIPAEILERTLEPDSSDEEPPPVYSPPAYHMHMFDRPYPLAPPTPPPRIDVLGSGPTLSQRRYRNWNPPLLGNLPDDFLRILPQQLDSIQGNPGGSKPVSREGGLPPTPGPGPGDQESRWKQYLEDERIALFLQNEEFMKELQRNRDFLLALERDRLKYESQKSKSSSAAVGNDLSFPSPAPGTGDANPAVSEDALFRDKLKHMGKSTRRKLFELARAFSEKTKMRKSKRKHLSKHQSLGAAVSTANLLDDVEGHTCDEDFRGRRQQAPKVEEALREGQ